The following proteins are encoded in a genomic region of Necator americanus strain Aroian chromosome II, whole genome shotgun sequence:
- a CDS encoding hypothetical protein (NECATOR_CHRII.G4754.T2) produces the protein MNKVLPIPRIRYNRRQSTKTGREVVRPQTNRRALSIPTVRVSSRPLLPPMSHTIEISITVSDLVGLEHLARVACVLSHNDTESEKNWRHLGTTNPTVVFSRSADFEDKIPYKYVFEKAQLIKIDICRLHDGETASGSDDVVASCIFKVDELIGSFGLQLRRSLLRSVSIAQSLSTSRPSQKIVGGVIISAQMPEKEQPIIVQFAGRSLERKDLIWDETAVFFRVFRLEEGKDDDELVLLYESEAIKNHSHPQWGEFRLGTQDAADNRNRLLEVWVMYRDVDGSEGYIGKFLTTYAKMKYGPGSDNVYTVINEMKQQQKKNYENSGRMELVKFTDVSFFSFLDYIVSGTQLHYEVAVDFSSDESIATADQHRFDADLQLAIRAVGGILRDYTPNRLFAAFGMGAKTPPTFQEAHEFHLNFNIDPICRGLDGVIEAYRKAQSVVVPMKSAKFAPVVNSAIRLSLRSGFRGLHYHVLAIFTRGTPTDIKELSAAMMGASDAPISIVVIGIGNGDFSQLLKLAAKRKEGTRSCLQFINITDIIESGNSPAENRSRIAQKALRAIPEQMTDFMHAANIAAKPPIQVCRSPLFHSSSLIPDRPTPQFVFDGPLPTCMTPQMPRADRRGSDSQYLDVEIGARPSLTVRVPERCHSVLQTTREQYQRRLKERGLGKMRFPRMDLSTLESSGGSTQDSSL, from the exons ATGAACAAAGTTCTACCGATACCAAGAATTCGTTACAATCGTCGTCAATCGACAAAAACAGGCCGGGAAGTTGTTCGACCGCAAACTAACAG GCGAGCACTGTCAATACCAACAGTGCGTGTATCCTCACGACCATTACTACCACCTATGTCGCATACAATCGAAATTTCTATTACAGTAAG CGATCTCGTCGGTTTAGAACATCTTGCCAGAGTCGCTTGTGTTTTATCGCACAATGACACGGAAAGCGAGAAAAATTGGCGCCACCTTGGCACCACTAATCCTACCGTAGTCTTTTCGAGAAGTGCTGATTTTGAGGATAAGATCCCGTACAAATACGTTTTTGAAAAGGCGCAACTTATCAAAATAGATAT ATGTCGACTCCACGATGGTGAAACCGCATCCGGTTCCGATGACGTTGTTGCCAGTTGTATTTTCAAAGTCGATGAACTTATTGGGTCTTTTGGTCTGCAGTTAAGGAGATCACTGTT GCGATCGGTCTCCATAGCTCAATCACTGTCAACATCGAGACCTTCCCAGAAAATTGTCGGCGGAGTCATCATTTCTG CCCAGATGCCCGAGAAAGAACAACCGATAATCGTGCAATTCGCTGGACGATCCCTGGAGCGAAAAGATTTGATCTGGGACGAAACGGCTGTGTTCTTTAGG GTATTTCGCCTAGAGGAGGGAAAAGACGATGACGAACTTGTATTGCTATATGAGAGTGAGGCAATCAAAAATCATTCCCATCCTCAATGGGGTGAATTTCGGTTAGGAACACAGGATGCTGCAGACAACAGGAACCG ATTACTAGAAGTTTGGGTGATGTATCGTGATGTTGACGGATCCGAAGGTTACATAGGGAAATTCTTGACCACATACGCTAAAATGAAATACGGTCCTGGTTCCGATAACGTCTATACGGTGATCAACGAGATGAAGCAACAACAGAAGAAG AATTACGAGAATAGCGGTCGAATGGAGTTGGTGAAATTCACAGATGTAtcgtttttctcgtttcttgaCTATATCGTTAGCGG GACGCAATTGCACTATGAAGTCGCTGTTGACTTCTCGTCTGATGAATCAATCGCTACGGCGGATCAGCATAGATTTGATGCAGATCTTCAGCTAGCTATCAGAGCTGTAGGAGGAATACTTAGGGACTACACGCC aaatcgTCTATTTGCTGCTTTTGGAATGGGTGCTAAGACGCCGCCGACATTCCAGGAAGCCCATGAATTCCActtg AATTTCAATATTGATCCGATCTGCAGAGGTTTGGATGGCGTTATTGAAGCGTATCGCAAGGCACAGTCAGTGGTTGTACCCATGAAATCGGCTAAATTCGCTCCTGTGGTGAATTCAGCTATAAG ATTATCACTCCGCTCCGGTTTTCGCGGACTGCATTATCATGTGCTCGCAATTTTCACTCGTGGAACACCTACAGATATTAAG GAATTAAGTGCAGCAATGATGGGAGCTTCCGATGCCCCGATATCCATCGTTGTTATTGGGATTGGAAACGGGGATTTTTCACAGTTATTGAAATTAGCGGCAAAACGAAAGGAAGGCACCAGATCCTGCTTGCAG ttCATTAATATCACTGACATAATTGAATCCGGAAACTCGCCGGCGGAAAACCGATCTCGAATTGCGCAGAAGGCATTGCGTGCAATCCCCGAGCAAATGACAGATTTCATGCACGCGGCAAATATCGCTGCAAAACCACCTATTCAA GTTTGCCGCTCCCCTCTTTTCCACAGTTCTTCGCTCATCCCTGATCGACCTACACCACAGTTCGTGTTTGATGGTCCGCTGCCAACCTGTATGACGCCGCAAATGCCGAGAGCAGATCGACGAGGAAGCGATTCTC aataTTTGGATGTAGAAATCGGTGCGAGACCTAGTCTAACTGTACGAGTCCCCGAGAGATGTCATTCTGTCCTACAGACGACTCGAGAGCAATACCAACGGAGACTGAAGGAAAGAGGTCTCGGAAAg
- a CDS encoding hypothetical protein (NECATOR_CHRII.G4754.T1), translating to MNKVLPIPRIRYNRRQSTKTGREVVRPQTNRRALSIPTVRVSSRPLLPPMSHTIEISITVSDLVGLEHLARVACVLSHNDTESEKNWRHLGTTNPTVVFSRSADFEDKIPYKYVFEKAQLIKIDICRLHDGETASGSDDVVASCIFKVDELIGSFGLQLRRSLLRSVSIAQSLSTSRPSQKIVGGVIISAQMPEKEQPIIVQFAGRSLERKDLIWDETAVFFRVFRLEEGKDDDELVLLYESEAIKNHSHPQWGEFRLGTQDAADNRNRLLEVWVMYRDVDGSEGYIGKFLTTYAKMKYGPGSDNVYTVINEMKQQQKKGPRKPQSFLKSGFLQNYENSGRMELVKFTDVSFFSFLDYIVSGTQLHYEVAVDFSSDESIATADQHRFDADLQLAIRAVGGILRDYTPNRLFAAFGMGAKTPPTFQEAHEFHLNFNIDPICRGLDGVIEAYRKAQSVVVPMKSAKFAPVVNSAIRLSLRSGFRGLHYHVLAIFTRGTPTDIKELSAAMMGASDAPISIVVIGIGNGDFSQLLKLAAKRKEGTRSCLQFINITDIIESGNSPAENRSRIAQKALRAIPEQMTDFMHAANIAAKPPIQVCRSPLFHSSSLIPDRPTPQFVFDGPLPTCMTPQMPRADRRGSDSQYLDVEIGARPSLTVRVPERCHSVLQTTREQYQRRLKERGLGKMRFPRMDLSTLESSGGSTQDSSL from the exons ATGAACAAAGTTCTACCGATACCAAGAATTCGTTACAATCGTCGTCAATCGACAAAAACAGGCCGGGAAGTTGTTCGACCGCAAACTAACAG GCGAGCACTGTCAATACCAACAGTGCGTGTATCCTCACGACCATTACTACCACCTATGTCGCATACAATCGAAATTTCTATTACAGTAAG CGATCTCGTCGGTTTAGAACATCTTGCCAGAGTCGCTTGTGTTTTATCGCACAATGACACGGAAAGCGAGAAAAATTGGCGCCACCTTGGCACCACTAATCCTACCGTAGTCTTTTCGAGAAGTGCTGATTTTGAGGATAAGATCCCGTACAAATACGTTTTTGAAAAGGCGCAACTTATCAAAATAGATAT ATGTCGACTCCACGATGGTGAAACCGCATCCGGTTCCGATGACGTTGTTGCCAGTTGTATTTTCAAAGTCGATGAACTTATTGGGTCTTTTGGTCTGCAGTTAAGGAGATCACTGTT GCGATCGGTCTCCATAGCTCAATCACTGTCAACATCGAGACCTTCCCAGAAAATTGTCGGCGGAGTCATCATTTCTG CCCAGATGCCCGAGAAAGAACAACCGATAATCGTGCAATTCGCTGGACGATCCCTGGAGCGAAAAGATTTGATCTGGGACGAAACGGCTGTGTTCTTTAGG GTATTTCGCCTAGAGGAGGGAAAAGACGATGACGAACTTGTATTGCTATATGAGAGTGAGGCAATCAAAAATCATTCCCATCCTCAATGGGGTGAATTTCGGTTAGGAACACAGGATGCTGCAGACAACAGGAACCG ATTACTAGAAGTTTGGGTGATGTATCGTGATGTTGACGGATCCGAAGGTTACATAGGGAAATTCTTGACCACATACGCTAAAATGAAATACGGTCCTGGTTCCGATAACGTCTATACGGTGATCAACGAGATGAAGCAACAACAGAAGAAG GGTCCAAGAAAACCGCAGAGTTTTCTAAAGTCTGGATTTCTTCAGAATTACGAGAATAGCGGTCGAATGGAGTTGGTGAAATTCACAGATGTAtcgtttttctcgtttcttgaCTATATCGTTAGCGG GACGCAATTGCACTATGAAGTCGCTGTTGACTTCTCGTCTGATGAATCAATCGCTACGGCGGATCAGCATAGATTTGATGCAGATCTTCAGCTAGCTATCAGAGCTGTAGGAGGAATACTTAGGGACTACACGCC aaatcgTCTATTTGCTGCTTTTGGAATGGGTGCTAAGACGCCGCCGACATTCCAGGAAGCCCATGAATTCCActtg AATTTCAATATTGATCCGATCTGCAGAGGTTTGGATGGCGTTATTGAAGCGTATCGCAAGGCACAGTCAGTGGTTGTACCCATGAAATCGGCTAAATTCGCTCCTGTGGTGAATTCAGCTATAAG ATTATCACTCCGCTCCGGTTTTCGCGGACTGCATTATCATGTGCTCGCAATTTTCACTCGTGGAACACCTACAGATATTAAG GAATTAAGTGCAGCAATGATGGGAGCTTCCGATGCCCCGATATCCATCGTTGTTATTGGGATTGGAAACGGGGATTTTTCACAGTTATTGAAATTAGCGGCAAAACGAAAGGAAGGCACCAGATCCTGCTTGCAG ttCATTAATATCACTGACATAATTGAATCCGGAAACTCGCCGGCGGAAAACCGATCTCGAATTGCGCAGAAGGCATTGCGTGCAATCCCCGAGCAAATGACAGATTTCATGCACGCGGCAAATATCGCTGCAAAACCACCTATTCAA GTTTGCCGCTCCCCTCTTTTCCACAGTTCTTCGCTCATCCCTGATCGACCTACACCACAGTTCGTGTTTGATGGTCCGCTGCCAACCTGTATGACGCCGCAAATGCCGAGAGCAGATCGACGAGGAAGCGATTCTC aataTTTGGATGTAGAAATCGGTGCGAGACCTAGTCTAACTGTACGAGTCCCCGAGAGATGTCATTCTGTCCTACAGACGACTCGAGAGCAATACCAACGGAGACTGAAGGAAAGAGGTCTCGGAAAg